In Chryseobacterium turcicum, a single window of DNA contains:
- a CDS encoding DUF1232 domain-containing protein, protein MKYSKLNLAKEAIAHKGFLKKIPAIFRMVNMWRKGVYPVKSIDLILPLLGLLYVISPIDIIPDFIIVAGVLDDLAVLSLTIPKLIREVDKFLIWEAEQKYSPSSTKIIDAEIV, encoded by the coding sequence ATGAAATATTCAAAACTCAATCTTGCAAAAGAAGCGATTGCCCACAAAGGCTTTCTCAAAAAAATACCCGCTATTTTCAGAATGGTTAATATGTGGCGAAAAGGAGTATATCCTGTAAAATCAATAGACCTTATCTTACCGCTACTAGGTCTTCTGTATGTTATTTCTCCTATAGATATCATCCCTGACTTTATTATTGTAGCCGGAGTTTTAGATGATTTAGCAGTTTTATCATTAACAATTCCTAAGCTTATTCGGGAAGTTGATAAATTTCTAATTTGGGAAGCCGAGCAGAAATACAGCCCAAGTAGTACAAAAATAATTGATGCAGAAATCGTTTAA
- the pyrF gene encoding orotidine-5'-phosphate decarboxylase has product MESKKEFFLECYKLGIIKFGRFTLKSGIESPFYVDLRPLASDPKILKNLANYLLEMLPLDNFDLICGVPYAALPMATAMSLESYIPLIIKRKEAKSYGTKKLIEGIYQKGQNCLLVEDVITSGKSLIETIAEVEQEDLKVADIVVVLDREQGGKQLLESKGYKVHTLFNISEVCTILQETGELSDEEVKRIQGFLQGNHIQFEEKKRLSYQQKSENAQHSVSKKLLETALAKESNLIASADVITTQELLELAEKVGPHVIALKTHIDIISDFDYQNTIVPLKELAAKHNFLLMEDRKFADIGNTQELQFTSGVFKITDWADFVTSQVIGGFESLDCFNNVGVVAIIGMSSKGTLTTNSYREEALKVALSHPNVIGGVSQNALPEEILLFTPGVNLADSGDGKGQQYNTPDHVFKTLHTDFIIVGRGIYKSENPAEAAVTYKNEGWKAYLASL; this is encoded by the coding sequence ATGGAAAGTAAGAAAGAATTCTTTTTGGAATGTTACAAACTGGGCATCATCAAATTTGGAAGATTTACCTTAAAAAGCGGAATTGAAAGCCCTTTTTATGTAGACTTAAGACCTTTAGCATCAGATCCTAAAATTTTAAAAAACCTGGCTAATTACTTATTGGAAATGCTTCCATTAGATAATTTTGATTTGATTTGCGGAGTTCCTTATGCTGCACTTCCAATGGCGACTGCAATGTCTTTGGAAAGCTATATTCCATTAATTATAAAAAGAAAAGAAGCAAAAAGCTACGGTACTAAAAAATTAATTGAAGGAATTTACCAGAAAGGACAAAACTGTCTTTTGGTAGAAGATGTGATTACTTCTGGAAAATCTTTGATAGAAACCATTGCTGAAGTAGAGCAAGAAGACCTTAAAGTTGCCGACATCGTTGTTGTTTTAGACAGAGAACAAGGTGGTAAACAGCTTTTAGAAAGCAAAGGCTACAAAGTTCATACATTATTTAACATTTCTGAAGTTTGCACAATTCTTCAAGAAACTGGTGAATTGAGCGATGAAGAAGTAAAAAGAATTCAGGGTTTTTTACAAGGAAACCATATTCAGTTTGAAGAAAAGAAAAGACTTTCTTATCAACAAAAATCTGAAAATGCACAGCATTCTGTTTCAAAAAAATTATTAGAAACTGCTTTAGCAAAAGAATCAAACCTTATTGCATCAGCAGATGTAATAACTACTCAGGAATTATTAGAATTGGCTGAGAAAGTAGGTCCACACGTTATTGCTTTAAAAACGCACATCGATATTATTTCAGATTTCGATTATCAAAATACGATTGTTCCTTTGAAAGAATTGGCTGCAAAGCATAATTTCTTATTGATGGAAGACAGAAAATTTGCTGATATCGGAAATACTCAGGAGCTACAGTTCACAAGTGGCGTTTTCAAAATTACAGATTGGGCAGATTTTGTAACGTCTCAGGTAATTGGTGGTTTTGAATCTTTAGACTGTTTCAATAATGTAGGCGTTGTTGCCATTATCGGAATGTCTTCAAAAGGAACTTTAACGACCAATAGCTACAGAGAAGAGGCCTTAAAAGTCGCTTTATCTCACCCTAATGTAATTGGTGGAGTTTCTCAAAATGCACTTCCTGAAGAAATTTTACTGTTTACGCCGGGAGTTAATTTAGCAGATTCAGGTGATGGGAAAGGTCAGCAGTACAATACTCCTGATCATGTATTCAAAACTCTTCACACCGACTTTATCATCGTAGGAAGAGGAATTTACAAATCTGAGAATCCTGCAGAAGCTGCTGTTACTTATAAAAACGAAGGCTGGAAAGCATATTTGGCTTCATTGTAA
- a CDS encoding gluzincin family metallopeptidase codes for MKKFSIGLFLIWGVVQVSAQKDSISIHAKLSQDKKTLEVRQEIVYHNHSDTPLNSIKLLNWISAYNKRGTSLVYRKLEDRNNSLHFAKQEELGKVLELQIKNSENQSVSIKNISEENFFLSLNENLEPGKSVKLQLQYTMQLPDKKFTGYGTSEQDIALKYFFIVPDHFDSGNISKRNYHDIEESVNFNTYWSVDFETPSQAFIQSNLQQIQPNLFKGYLDSDPEFIISKNNFPTIKIDTEDIKTEIKFGYTISKQEIQNLEFYLPLQLRFIKDKIGFIPKQLFISEKFRAKEDFFGNNDIKFWKFRFKLFSDAENTDLDYFGIISKKILDESIITDKQENHWFKNGLKSYLEIQYLKKFYGEAKLLGNLPENSILGVKPLKLFHASRVKLLDRYGLAYQYIMSQNLDQKIDEPFAVLSNFNDMAISSFETGSLFSYSANKMGEEKFNLLLKNYIAKNIDKQVYPEDFLDQLAKEESSTSYLKGFLKQKNRVNFKLKNFRINDDSLHIKIAKNTDEAIPVKLETQTKSGERTSYWIETEENEKLKTVSLPSQDIYKITLNNDYIFPEANYRDNFLYTKGLFSNAKKIKFKLIKDIPNPEFNEIYLNPRVRFTNTYDKFLIGLNFKNQSLFDQKFLYSVTPSFSTGTGKLTGSGAVSYSFLPAESVIQRLSFGVSGSYFHYDYDLAYQKSSLYSNINFRKNPRSTVSRGLGISYTYFERDLNAKMIANRDYDKYNLWTIGYGYTDNQMIHEKSFSLSTQGMEDYNKITAEGFYRWEFAPRQKLSLRLFAGYFARNDTRNNTFNYGISRVSDYSFSYNLLGQSASSGILSQQFILADGGFKSFIPGTVNQWITSFNVDSSVWKIFHVYADAGLYKNKNNPTQFIWDSGVKVRLIPDFLEVYLPVQSSLGFEPGFKDYGRRIRYTLILNLSTIINAARRGWY; via the coding sequence TTGAAAAAGTTTAGCATAGGTCTTTTTTTGATTTGGGGAGTTGTACAGGTTTCTGCACAAAAAGATAGTATTTCCATTCACGCAAAATTATCGCAGGATAAAAAAACTCTTGAAGTAAGGCAAGAAATTGTATATCACAATCATTCTGATACACCACTAAACAGTATTAAACTTCTAAACTGGATTTCGGCTTACAACAAAAGAGGAACTTCTCTGGTTTACCGAAAATTGGAAGATAGAAACAACAGCCTTCATTTTGCAAAACAGGAAGAGCTGGGGAAAGTTTTAGAATTACAAATCAAAAATTCAGAAAATCAATCTGTTTCTATCAAAAATATTTCTGAGGAAAATTTCTTTCTTTCATTAAACGAAAATTTAGAGCCCGGAAAAAGTGTCAAGTTGCAACTGCAATATACCATGCAGCTTCCAGACAAAAAATTTACCGGTTATGGAACTTCCGAGCAAGATATTGCGTTAAAATATTTCTTTATTGTTCCTGACCATTTTGATTCGGGCAATATTTCAAAAAGAAATTATCACGACATCGAAGAATCTGTCAACTTCAATACCTATTGGTCTGTTGATTTTGAAACACCCTCACAGGCTTTTATTCAAAGTAATCTTCAGCAGATTCAGCCTAATTTATTTAAAGGATATTTAGATTCAGATCCTGAATTTATTATTTCAAAAAATAATTTTCCGACGATTAAAATCGATACAGAAGATATTAAAACCGAAATCAAATTCGGATATACAATCAGCAAGCAGGAGATTCAGAATCTTGAGTTTTATCTTCCGTTGCAATTGAGATTTATCAAAGATAAAATCGGTTTTATCCCCAAGCAACTTTTTATTTCTGAAAAATTCAGGGCAAAAGAAGACTTTTTTGGAAATAACGATATTAAGTTCTGGAAATTTAGGTTTAAATTGTTTTCAGATGCTGAAAATACCGATTTAGACTATTTCGGAATTATCTCTAAAAAAATCCTTGATGAAAGCATTATTACCGATAAGCAGGAAAATCACTGGTTTAAAAATGGTTTAAAATCATATCTTGAAATTCAGTATCTGAAAAAATTCTATGGAGAAGCAAAACTTCTTGGAAATCTGCCCGAAAATAGTATTTTAGGTGTTAAACCTTTAAAATTATTCCATGCTTCAAGGGTGAAGTTACTAGACCGATATGGTTTGGCTTATCAATACATTATGTCTCAGAATCTCGATCAGAAAATCGATGAGCCTTTTGCTGTTTTGAGTAATTTTAATGATATGGCAATCAGTAGCTTTGAAACGGGAAGCCTTTTTAGTTATTCTGCCAATAAAATGGGTGAAGAAAAATTTAATCTTTTATTAAAAAATTATATTGCTAAAAACATTGATAAGCAAGTTTATCCCGAAGACTTTCTAGATCAGCTCGCCAAAGAAGAATCTTCGACGTCATATTTAAAAGGATTTTTGAAACAGAAAAACAGAGTTAATTTTAAGCTTAAAAATTTTAGAATCAATGATGATTCTCTGCATATCAAAATTGCAAAAAATACAGACGAAGCCATCCCCGTAAAGCTGGAAACCCAAACTAAAAGCGGTGAAAGAACTTCTTACTGGATCGAAACTGAGGAGAATGAAAAGCTAAAAACGGTCAGTCTTCCGTCACAAGATATTTATAAAATCACTTTAAATAACGATTATATATTTCCGGAAGCCAATTATCGTGATAACTTTCTTTACACCAAAGGTTTGTTTTCGAATGCTAAAAAAATTAAATTTAAACTCATTAAAGATATTCCAAATCCTGAGTTTAATGAAATATATCTAAACCCAAGAGTACGTTTCACCAACACCTACGACAAATTTTTGATTGGTCTTAACTTTAAAAATCAATCACTTTTTGATCAGAAATTCCTCTATTCAGTAACTCCGTCTTTCAGTACAGGAACGGGTAAACTGACAGGTTCTGGTGCAGTTTCCTACTCTTTTCTACCTGCTGAAAGTGTGATTCAGAGGTTAAGTTTCGGAGTTTCGGGATCGTATTTTCATTATGATTATGATTTAGCGTATCAGAAAAGCTCATTGTACTCGAATATCAATTTTAGAAAAAATCCGAGAAGTACGGTAAGCCGTGGTTTAGGAATTTCTTATACTTACTTTGAGCGCGACCTTAATGCAAAAATGATTGCCAATCGTGATTACGACAAATATAATCTTTGGACAATTGGTTACGGTTATACCGATAATCAGATGATTCACGAGAAAAGTTTCAGCCTGAGTACACAGGGAATGGAAGATTACAACAAGATTACCGCAGAAGGTTTTTACAGATGGGAATTTGCACCCAGACAAAAGCTTAGTCTGAGACTTTTTGCCGGATATTTTGCCAGAAACGACACCCGAAACAATACCTTTAATTACGGAATTTCAAGGGTTTCAGATTATTCGTTTTCATACAATCTTTTAGGACAAAGTGCATCAAGCGGAATTTTATCGCAACAGTTTATTTTAGCTGATGGTGGCTTTAAATCTTTTATTCCAGGAACAGTTAATCAATGGATTACATCTTTTAATGTAGACTCCAGCGTCTGGAAAATCTTCCATGTTTACGCAGATGCCGGTTTGTATAAAAATAAAAATAATCCTACACAGTTTATTTGGGACAGCGGTGTGAAGGTACGTTTAATCCCAGATTTCCTTGAAGTTTATCTTCCCGTGCAGTCTTCATTAGGTTTTGAACCCGGCTTTAAAGATTATGGAAGAAGAATACGATACACCTTGATTTTAAATCTGAGCACCATTATTAATGCTGCAAGAAGAGGTTGGTATTAA
- a CDS encoding lamin tail domain-containing protein translates to MKKVFTFIGLVSIAAFSNAQIVINEIYTGGGLLGAAITNDFIELKNIGTSTSSLNGATLQYASASGAFTQYNNLPSITLNPGQTYLIQQGSDGLGGLINLLNPNLIVTVLLNLDGSPAVGIGIGLALTSGKVALASNATTVTGPTATNVLDFVGYGLANQHEGSGAAPSPTILNSISRTIGDTNNNSVDFTISLPTPQSTSGTLAVSDIRDTSKKSGFIKNSLVKNNEIIFEAGVRDVKIYTLSGQLVKTASVKNGASLNVAELQKGNYIVTGFVDNQPVSQKVLKD, encoded by the coding sequence ATGAAAAAAGTATTTACTTTTATCGGACTCGTTTCGATAGCTGCATTCTCTAATGCCCAGATTGTTATTAATGAAATCTATACCGGTGGCGGACTTCTTGGTGCCGCGATTACCAATGATTTCATAGAATTGAAAAATATTGGAACTTCTACTTCTTCTCTCAATGGTGCAACTCTTCAATACGCATCAGCTTCCGGAGCTTTCACTCAGTATAATAATTTACCCAGCATTACTTTAAATCCGGGGCAAACCTATTTAATTCAACAAGGCTCAGATGGATTAGGTGGATTGATTAATTTGCTTAATCCTAATCTCATAGTGACTGTTTTGCTCAATTTAGATGGATCGCCTGCGGTTGGGATAGGGATTGGTCTTGCACTTACTTCGGGTAAAGTTGCTCTCGCAAGCAATGCTACTACAGTTACAGGGCCTACAGCAACAAATGTTTTAGATTTTGTAGGGTACGGATTGGCAAATCAGCATGAAGGAAGTGGAGCAGCTCCATCACCAACGATTTTAAATTCAATCAGTAGAACGATTGGAGATACGAACAATAATTCTGTAGACTTTACTATTTCCTTACCCACTCCGCAGTCCACATCGGGAACGTTAGCGGTAAGTGATATTAGAGATACCTCCAAAAAGTCAGGATTTATTAAAAATTCATTGGTGAAAAATAATGAAATCATTTTCGAAGCGGGTGTCAGAGATGTTAAAATCTATACATTATCTGGCCAGTTAGTAAAAACAGCTTCTGTAAAAAATGGCGCATCATTAAACGTTGCTGAATTACAAAAAGGAAACTATATTGTAACTGGTTTTGTTGATAATCAACCAGTTTCTCAGAAAGTTTTGAAAGATTAA
- a CDS encoding autotransporter outer membrane beta-barrel domain-containing protein, with amino-acid sequence MKKYILLLMSFFCLSLNFAQVGINTDKPALYAGLHISERMDPASTTPDKYNGIIIPRYTETQRDTELTPNMNTAQNSMLIYNITEDCYNYWNHAEQEWKSLCGALGKSQFTFDCAAIEVKGNYVRGKELDSSNYLAVPVTVTKAGEYTFYATTTNGYSFFVSGTFLKPGSYTIQAVGQGTPVVAQTDDLAINANGVEVNCTPPVRVNVQTDIATYTLICSSVSVHGTYLKGVALASSNNITLNVNVSNPGSYIITTTMLNGVIFTATGVFSSTGTNTVTLMGSGAPTVNANFDVTITSNTFAGNATCNAQIPITLPAMTYAVIGADNVYSWHPNNIRAKAFNSSSFGPSGKVKMVSFNNLWNTNNPATAITNLNGTVKPDVVLYYSFGLAPTAGLATALNNYVNAGGVLIYGTADNDANGTNTILNGIFGESNAQQQIAGTGSVDDNVYPINSLQNDPIINGPFGNTAGKYWGEDNSSTGTIIVKKLPANSVQVAAANNQFSKYTVDPSYSTVWYNDTKNFVYFGDSVGASETSTSELEYPSLYNNGVPLTKRYGQYPNQGTQAQFVYNSILELNAVALAIRKAATMGINPH; translated from the coding sequence ATGAAAAAATATATATTACTATTGATGAGCTTTTTTTGTTTGTCATTAAATTTTGCGCAAGTAGGGATAAATACAGATAAACCAGCTTTGTATGCGGGTTTACATATTTCTGAGCGAATGGATCCCGCAAGTACAACTCCGGATAAATACAATGGAATTATTATTCCGCGCTATACCGAAACTCAACGAGATACAGAACTTACGCCGAATATGAACACGGCACAAAACAGCATGTTGATTTATAATATTACTGAGGATTGTTATAATTATTGGAATCATGCAGAGCAGGAATGGAAAAGCCTTTGTGGTGCTTTAGGAAAATCTCAGTTCACTTTTGATTGTGCGGCAATAGAAGTGAAAGGAAATTATGTAAGAGGAAAAGAGCTTGATTCTTCCAATTATCTAGCGGTTCCGGTAACAGTGACTAAGGCAGGCGAATATACATTTTATGCAACCACCACAAATGGATACAGCTTTTTTGTATCAGGAACTTTTCTTAAGCCAGGTTCTTACACTATACAAGCTGTCGGACAAGGAACTCCTGTTGTAGCACAGACCGATGATTTAGCAATTAATGCTAATGGTGTTGAGGTTAATTGTACACCGCCGGTGAGAGTAAATGTTCAGACTGATATTGCGACCTATACGTTGATTTGTTCTTCTGTTTCTGTACACGGTACCTATTTGAAAGGGGTGGCATTGGCATCAAGTAATAATATCACATTGAATGTAAATGTGAGCAATCCGGGATCATATATAATCACCACAACAATGTTAAATGGTGTGATTTTTACTGCAACAGGTGTATTTTCTTCTACAGGTACAAATACGGTGACATTAATGGGAAGTGGAGCGCCTACTGTAAATGCAAATTTTGATGTAACCATCACATCCAATACTTTTGCAGGTAATGCAACGTGTAATGCGCAAATACCAATCACTTTGCCTGCTATGACTTATGCTGTGATTGGTGCTGATAACGTGTATTCGTGGCATCCAAATAATATCAGAGCCAAGGCTTTTAATAGTTCGAGTTTTGGACCTTCTGGTAAAGTTAAAATGGTTTCTTTTAATAATTTATGGAACACCAATAATCCTGCTACAGCGATAACTAATTTAAATGGTACAGTAAAACCTGATGTTGTATTGTACTACTCATTTGGTTTGGCTCCTACTGCTGGATTGGCCACTGCACTGAATAATTATGTAAATGCCGGAGGGGTTTTAATCTATGGTACAGCAGATAATGATGCCAATGGAACGAATACGATACTGAACGGGATTTTTGGAGAAAGTAATGCGCAACAACAAATTGCGGGTACTGGTTCTGTGGATGATAATGTTTACCCAATCAATAGTTTGCAAAACGACCCTATTATTAATGGGCCATTTGGGAATACTGCAGGAAAATACTGGGGCGAAGATAATAGCTCTACAGGAACTATTATCGTTAAAAAGCTTCCTGCTAATTCGGTACAGGTTGCAGCTGCTAATAATCAATTTTCAAAATACACCGTAGACCCTTCCTATTCTACAGTTTGGTATAACGACACCAAGAATTTTGTGTATTTTGGTGATTCGGTAGGAGCTTCTGAAACCTCAACGAGTGAATTAGAGTATCCGAGTTTATATAATAACGGAGTTCCTTTGACTAAAAGATACGGGCAGTATCCGAATCAAGGAACTCAGGCTCAATTTGTCTATAACTCTATTCTGGAGCTGAATGCTGTAGCATTGGCAATCAGAAAAGCCGCGACAATGGGGATTAATCCTCATTAG
- a CDS encoding lamin tail domain-containing protein: MKKVFIILGIAFSAIMIDAQVSMAQIYANGGNSGATYNRDFVVLFNKTSSAVNMSGWSIQYGSATSTASWSGKVTLPAGATIAPYSYYLVGLASNNVNTGAVLPVAVDFDGGLSGSGTVNLGGNGKVALMSNDTTINGASPTGAIDFVGMGTANASEGTDTSVVGSATNSIFRLNGGCTDTNNNGADFIIGAVNPINSSAAVNNCGTLSITDVVLSKSNFIKNTFVKNDEITFGADAKEVKIYTLTGQLVKTASVKANGTLNIAELAEGNYIVTGTVNNQAVSQKILKN, from the coding sequence ATGAAAAAAGTTTTTATTATCTTGGGTATTGCTTTTTCAGCAATTATGATTGATGCGCAAGTTTCAATGGCACAGATCTATGCAAATGGAGGGAATTCTGGAGCAACTTACAATAGAGATTTTGTAGTTCTTTTCAATAAAACTAGCTCAGCTGTTAATATGTCTGGATGGTCTATACAATATGGATCAGCAACTTCTACTGCTAGTTGGAGTGGAAAAGTAACACTTCCTGCAGGTGCAACTATTGCTCCATACTCTTACTATTTAGTTGGGCTTGCTTCTAATAATGTTAATACGGGAGCTGTTTTACCTGTTGCTGTTGATTTTGATGGAGGTTTATCTGGTAGTGGTACTGTTAACTTGGGAGGAAATGGTAAAGTTGCACTAATGAGTAACGATACCACAATCAATGGAGCGTCTCCTACTGGTGCTATTGATTTTGTTGGTATGGGTACAGCGAATGCATCAGAAGGTACTGATACTAGCGTTGTAGGATCTGCAACTAATTCTATTTTTAGACTAAATGGAGGTTGTACTGATACCAATAATAATGGAGCTGATTTTATAATTGGTGCTGTTAATCCAATTAACTCAAGTGCAGCTGTGAACAACTGTGGAACTTTAAGTATTACTGATGTAGTTTTATCTAAATCAAACTTCATAAAAAACACTTTCGTTAAAAATGACGAAATCACTTTTGGAGCAGATGCAAAAGAAGTTAAAATTTATACATTAACGGGTCAATTAGTGAAAACAGCTTCTGTAAAAGCTAACGGAACTTTAAATATTGCTGAATTAGCTGAAGGTAACTATATCGTTACAGGAACTGTAAATAATCAAGCTGTTTCTCAGAAAATTTTGAAAAACTAA